The DNA window AATTGCTTCCACCGCCACACGTCACGGGCAACCTCATGAAGCTTTTCACGTCTCGCCTCAATACGGAGTTCAATCTTTCTACTCTGCTCTCTCAACTGAGTGATCTCGTTCTTCAAAGCTTCCTTCCGCCGTTTGTATTCGGAGAACTTCGACTCTTCTTCTATCTTTCCTAGTTCTTGGAGTCGCTGCTTCTTTTCTTCAATCTCATCGTTCAGGAACTCAATTTCACCTTTGACCTGTCGCTTTCTGCCCTCAAGCTCTTCCAATTCCTCATGACGTCTCTCCTTCTCATCGACTCCACCCTCTTCTTCCACCTCAGACACTGTATCGTAACGTTTTGGCGGGATATCTTCCCCGCAAAGCGGACAGTCGCCTTCTTCGTGGAACTGCTCGTGTTTGCTTGGACTAATCGAAGTTGTGCATATCGGGCAGTGATTCGGGACAGCAACAAGTTGCTTCATTTCCTGAAGAGCTGGAGCAACTTCTTCCGTCACCGCCTCACTCTCAACCTTCGAGATTGCCTGCTTAATTGAGCCAAACTCTTCCTGCTTCTCATCGCGTCGCGTTTGAAGGTCAGAAATATCGTCTTTGATATCGATTTTCTCTGATAAAATTACACTAACCTCTCCCTTGTTTTCAATCAGGTGGGAGAGGTCTTCTCTCTCCTTCGTCTTCTCCGAAATCTCTTTTTCAGTCTCTTCCTGATCAACCTGAAGACTTTGTATCTCTTCGTGAAGTTTATATGCACGTTGCACTCGTTCCCGCAGTAATCCCTTCGCCTTCTTCTCTTCTTTGTCAAGTTTGCAGTCTTCGAGTTCTTCCTTGATTTTACGTACGACGTTCGTCACTGTGATCCCAAACAGGACATCTATCAAATCGGTGGCGTCATCACAATTATAGAAGCTCCGCAACTCACCAGTGATGACACTGTGTAATGAGAAGACGTCGAACTCGTCAAAACCACGTTCGTAAAGCGGAGTATACCCGATCAAGTTGTTCACATCACTCTGCGTCTGCCGTTGAGAGATGGGGACCTCGTTTTCGCTAGGGTTCTTAACAATATTGGGTTCATGATGACCTTTGTACCCCCCGGTGTTTTCCATCTCTCGATGGATTTTATACTCAACATCCCCCTTTGACCAGTAGCTGTCTGTCTCTAACTTACCGTAGTTTTCGTGAATCGGGTCCGTAACAAGCGGATTGTCGTCATCTCGACCGATTAGATTAAACCTGGTTGCCTCAATGAAACTACTCTTCCCTTTTGAATTCTTCCCATGAATGATCGTATTCTGGTTATTGATTGGGAGATCCAGATCCGTAATCGCTCTGAACGCTCGGATCTGCATGTGTTGCAGCAGAACCGGAGACTCATCGAAATCGAGGTTAGTATACCGACTGTCCAAGACATCAATAAACTCGTCTTC is part of the Natronorubrum sediminis genome and encodes:
- a CDS encoding AAA family ATPase yields the protein MPEDNIKSEIRKSIREEDEIDEEYEDEFIDVLDSRYTNLDFDESPVLLQHMQIRAFRAITDLDLPINNQNTIIHGKNSKGKSSFIEATRFNLIGRDDDNPLVTDPIHENYGKLETDSYWSKGDVEYKIHREMENTGGYKGHHEPNIVKNPSENEVPISQRQTQSDVNNLIGYTPLYERGFDEFDVFSLHSVITGELRSFYNCDDATDLIDVLFGITVTNVVRKIKEELEDCKLDKEEKKAKGLLRERVQRAYKLHEEIQSLQVDQEETEKEISEKTKEREDLSHLIENKGEVSVILSEKIDIKDDISDLQTRRDEKQEEFGSIKQAISKVESEAVTEEVAPALQEMKQLVAVPNHCPICTTSISPSKHEQFHEEGDCPLCGEDIPPKRYDTVSEVEEEGGVDEKERRHEELEELEGRKRQVKGEIEFLNDEIEEKKQRLQELGKIEEESKFSEYKRRKEALKNEITQLREQSRKIELRIEARREKLHEVARDVWRWKQLNKGRIQKEQRQKALEAFQDLITREQKEARRRVQNRLRQRMNSLLKVFTRGTFETATGVTFREDDSYKYTVHTTGQTESKPELLEETNAELTLHMLLFHVAVLAELQEESSTLPLKLVLIDSPYGNGQDDENAPDITDFLLEMTEVLDECQIIVAMADSNLADQKRLKQRYDLSAVVDYIEVRE